A genomic region of Oryza glaberrima chromosome 1, OglaRS2, whole genome shotgun sequence contains the following coding sequences:
- the LOC127760028 gene encoding myb-related protein Hv33-like, translated as MMMGRAVEQQQSGCCSEKKKKLRKGLWSPEEDERLATHIARFGVSCWSSVPDLAGLQRCGKSCRLRWMNYLRPDLKRGRFSHHEEELILALHDKLGNSWSQIAARLPGRSDNEIKNFWNARLRKKLRQTESSSSATTAAGAAATGHRRGEADRSRPPPPPPPASFNTFSHDDRTTPAPAAHIAAAAAVEAPAAMTTTGGAVGGGVLVDNSGGHRDAVAEAARGHVGGGDDDGFLAVLLGEYYLDAGGHGDGFSFLGGGGGGHVFS; from the exons ATGATGATGGGGAGAgcagtggagcagcagcagagtgGATGCTgctcggagaagaagaagaagctgagGAAAGGGCTAtggtcgccggaggaggacgagcgGCTGGCGACGCACATCGCGCGGTTCGGCGTCAGCTGCTGGAGCTCGGTGCCCGACCTCGCCGGGCTGCAGCGCTGCGGCAAGAGCTGCCGCCTCCGGTGGATGAACTACCTCCGCCCCGACCTCAAGCGCGGCCGCTTCTCCCACCACGAGGAGGAGCTCATCTTGGCTCTCCATGACAAGCTCGGCAACAG CTGGTCACAGATCGCGGCGAGGCTGCCGGGGAGGTCggacaacgagatcaagaactTCTGGAACGCGCGGCTGCGCAAGAAGCTCCGGCAGacggagtcgtcgtcgtcggcgacgacggcggcgggggcggcggcgaccggacaccgccgcggcgaggctgaCCGGagtcgaccgccgccgccgccgccgcctgcatcgTTCAACACCTTCTCTCACGACGACCGGACGACTCCTGCTCCTGCCGCCcacattgccgccgccgccgccgtcgaagcaCCCgcagcgatgacgacgacgggcggcgccgtcggcggcggtgttCTCGTGGACAACAGTGGTGGTCACCGTgatgcggtggcggaggcggcgcggggacacgtcggcggcggcgacgacgatggcttcTTGGCCGTGCTGCTTGGGGAGTACtacctcgacgccggcggccacggcgacggaTTCAGCttcttgggcggcggcggcggcggccacgtgTTCAGCTAA